A region from the Arachis ipaensis cultivar K30076 chromosome B01, Araip1.1, whole genome shotgun sequence genome encodes:
- the LOC107628471 gene encoding uncharacterized protein LOC107628471 isoform X3: MAAPFFSTPFQPYVYQSPQDAITPFQILGGEAQVVQIMLKPQEKIIAKPGSMCFMSGSIEMENSYLPENEVGIWQWLFGKNISSIFLRNSGQSDGFVGIAAPYFARILPIDLARFNGEILCQPDAFLCSVNDVKVVNTIDQRGRNIVAGAEGFLRQKISGQGLAFILAGGSVLQKNLESGEVLAVDVSCIVAVTSTVNVQIKYNGPPRRTMFGGDNAVTALLTGPGIVFIQSLPFHRLSQRIARSVTSPNMRENPKFLIQIAIFFFLAYVVIVSSLILTDV; encoded by the exons ATGGCGGCACCATTTTTCTCAACACCTTTTCAGCCCTATGTTTATCAG AGTCCGCAAGATGCAATCACACCTTTTCAGATTTTAGGGGGTGAAGCTCAGGTGGTCCAG ATAATGTTGAAACCCCAAGAAAAAATTATTGCAAAGCCTG GTTCCATGTGCTTTATGTCAGGATCCATTGAAATGGAAAATTCCTATCTTCCAGAAAATGAAGTAGGCATATGGCAGTGGCTATTTGGCAAAAACATAAGTAGCATCTTTCTTCGAAATTCTGGACAAAGTGATGGATTCGTTGGAATTGCTGCACCTTATTTTGCAAGAATTCTTCCG ATTGATTTAGCAAGATTTAATGGGGAGATTTTGTGTCAG CCAGATGCATTTCTTTGCTCTGTCAATGATGTGAAAGTCGTCAACACAATTGATCAGAGGGGACGTAATATTGTTGCTGGTGCTGAG GGATTTTTGAGGCAGAAGATATCAGGTCAAGGGCTTGCATTCATACTTGCTGGTGGATCTG TTCTACAGAAAAATCTTGAGAGCGGTGAAGTTCTAGCAGTTGATGTTTCATGCATTGTTGCTGTGACAAGTACAGTCAATGTCCAAATAAAATATAATGGTCCTCCAAGAAGGACAATGTTTGGA GGTGATAATGCTGTGACAGCTCTTCTCACAGGACCAGGCATTGTGTTCATACAAAGTTTACCGTTTCATAGACTTTCTCAGCGAATTGCTAG atcGGTGACATCTCCAAACATGAGGGAAAATCCCAAGTTTTTAATACAGATTGCCATTTTCTTTTTCCTGGCCTATGTTGTCATTGTATCTTCATTAATATTGACAGATGTATGA
- the LOC107628471 gene encoding uncharacterized protein LOC107628471 isoform X2 encodes MAAPFFSTPFQPYVYQSPQDAITPFQILGGEAQVVQIMLKPQEKIIAKPGSMCFMSGSIEMENSYLPENEVGIWQWLFGKNISSIFLRNSGQSDGFVGIAAPYFARILPPDAFLCSVNDVKVVNTIDQRGRNIVAGAENLALPSSKKSPSHLASTTTAARSGTLSPSVALRSFLFVLSACSKSRTPVRSTDRSFFLEGFLRQKISGQGLAFILAGGSVLQKNLESGEVLAVDVSCIVAVTSTVNVQIKYNGPPRRTMFGGDNAVTALLTGPGIVFIQSLPFHRLSQRIARSVTSPNMRENPKFLIQIAIFFFLAYVVIVSSLILTDV; translated from the exons ATGGCGGCACCATTTTTCTCAACACCTTTTCAGCCCTATGTTTATCAG AGTCCGCAAGATGCAATCACACCTTTTCAGATTTTAGGGGGTGAAGCTCAGGTGGTCCAG ATAATGTTGAAACCCCAAGAAAAAATTATTGCAAAGCCTG GTTCCATGTGCTTTATGTCAGGATCCATTGAAATGGAAAATTCCTATCTTCCAGAAAATGAAGTAGGCATATGGCAGTGGCTATTTGGCAAAAACATAAGTAGCATCTTTCTTCGAAATTCTGGACAAAGTGATGGATTCGTTGGAATTGCTGCACCTTATTTTGCAAGAATTCTTCCG CCAGATGCATTTCTTTGCTCTGTCAATGATGTGAAAGTCGTCAACACAATTGATCAGAGGGGACGTAATATTGTTGCTGGTGCTGAG AACCTTGCACTGCCCTCATCCAAAAAAAGCCCTAGCCATCTAGCCTCCACCACCACTGCCGCAAGAAGTGGGACACTGTCGCCGTCCGTCGCACTCAGGAGCTTCCTCTTCGTCCTATCGGCGTGCTCCAAGTCTCGGACCCCTGTTCGCTCCACCGATCGCAGCTTCTTCCTCGAG GGATTTTTGAGGCAGAAGATATCAGGTCAAGGGCTTGCATTCATACTTGCTGGTGGATCTG TTCTACAGAAAAATCTTGAGAGCGGTGAAGTTCTAGCAGTTGATGTTTCATGCATTGTTGCTGTGACAAGTACAGTCAATGTCCAAATAAAATATAATGGTCCTCCAAGAAGGACAATGTTTGGA GGTGATAATGCTGTGACAGCTCTTCTCACAGGACCAGGCATTGTGTTCATACAAAGTTTACCGTTTCATAGACTTTCTCAGCGAATTGCTAG atcGGTGACATCTCCAAACATGAGGGAAAATCCCAAGTTTTTAATACAGATTGCCATTTTCTTTTTCCTGGCCTATGTTGTCATTGTATCTTCATTAATATTGACAGATGTATGA
- the LOC107628471 gene encoding uncharacterized protein LOC107628471 isoform X1, with protein sequence MAAPFFSTPFQPYVYQSPQDAITPFQILGGEAQVVQIMLKPQEKIIAKPGSMCFMSGSIEMENSYLPENEVGIWQWLFGKNISSIFLRNSGQSDGFVGIAAPYFARILPIDLARFNGEILCQPDAFLCSVNDVKVVNTIDQRGRNIVAGAENLALPSSKKSPSHLASTTTAARSGTLSPSVALRSFLFVLSACSKSRTPVRSTDRSFFLEGFLRQKISGQGLAFILAGGSVLQKNLESGEVLAVDVSCIVAVTSTVNVQIKYNGPPRRTMFGGDNAVTALLTGPGIVFIQSLPFHRLSQRIARSVTSPNMRENPKFLIQIAIFFFLAYVVIVSSLILTDV encoded by the exons ATGGCGGCACCATTTTTCTCAACACCTTTTCAGCCCTATGTTTATCAG AGTCCGCAAGATGCAATCACACCTTTTCAGATTTTAGGGGGTGAAGCTCAGGTGGTCCAG ATAATGTTGAAACCCCAAGAAAAAATTATTGCAAAGCCTG GTTCCATGTGCTTTATGTCAGGATCCATTGAAATGGAAAATTCCTATCTTCCAGAAAATGAAGTAGGCATATGGCAGTGGCTATTTGGCAAAAACATAAGTAGCATCTTTCTTCGAAATTCTGGACAAAGTGATGGATTCGTTGGAATTGCTGCACCTTATTTTGCAAGAATTCTTCCG ATTGATTTAGCAAGATTTAATGGGGAGATTTTGTGTCAG CCAGATGCATTTCTTTGCTCTGTCAATGATGTGAAAGTCGTCAACACAATTGATCAGAGGGGACGTAATATTGTTGCTGGTGCTGAG AACCTTGCACTGCCCTCATCCAAAAAAAGCCCTAGCCATCTAGCCTCCACCACCACTGCCGCAAGAAGTGGGACACTGTCGCCGTCCGTCGCACTCAGGAGCTTCCTCTTCGTCCTATCGGCGTGCTCCAAGTCTCGGACCCCTGTTCGCTCCACCGATCGCAGCTTCTTCCTCGAG GGATTTTTGAGGCAGAAGATATCAGGTCAAGGGCTTGCATTCATACTTGCTGGTGGATCTG TTCTACAGAAAAATCTTGAGAGCGGTGAAGTTCTAGCAGTTGATGTTTCATGCATTGTTGCTGTGACAAGTACAGTCAATGTCCAAATAAAATATAATGGTCCTCCAAGAAGGACAATGTTTGGA GGTGATAATGCTGTGACAGCTCTTCTCACAGGACCAGGCATTGTGTTCATACAAAGTTTACCGTTTCATAGACTTTCTCAGCGAATTGCTAG atcGGTGACATCTCCAAACATGAGGGAAAATCCCAAGTTTTTAATACAGATTGCCATTTTCTTTTTCCTGGCCTATGTTGTCATTGTATCTTCATTAATATTGACAGATGTATGA